In one Streptomyces sp. NBC_01241 genomic region, the following are encoded:
- the hrpA gene encoding ATP-dependent RNA helicase HrpA produces the protein MSTSFADLQSQLGHLSLRDAHRLGRRLEGARRIRKPEARQSVLDEIATETAKAAGRTALRAERMPVVSYPEQLPVSQKKDEILEAIRDHQVVIVAGETGSGKTTQIPKICMELGRGVRGMIGHTQPRRIAARTVAERIADELKTPLGEAVGWKVRFTDQVNPDATFVKLMTDGILLAEIQTDRELRAYDTIIIDEAHERSLNIDFLLGYLARLLPERPDLKIVITSATIDPERFARHFGEAPIVEVSGRTYPVEVRYRPLLEEEGDDSDRDQITAICDAVDELQSEGPGDVLVFLSGEREIRDTADALNKKNLRHTEVLPLYARLSHAEQHRVFQRHTGRRIVLATNVAETSLTVPGIKYVIDPGNARISRYSHRTKVQRLPIERISQASANQRKGRCGRTSDGICIRLYSEDDFLTRPEFTDPEILRTNLASVILQMTAAGLGDIEKFPFIDPPDHRNIRDGIQLLQELGALDLEEKSPREGKKGQRLTQLGRKLSQLPVDPRLARMVIEAERNGCAREVMVIAAALSIQDPRERPSEKQTQADQQHARFKDETSDFLAFLNLWRYIREQQKERGSSSFRRMCKQEYLNFLRIREWQDIYAQLRTVAKQMGIHLNEEDAPEQSVHTSLLAGLLSHIGLKDTEKNEYLGARSAKFAIFPGSALFKKQPRFVMSAELVETSRLWARVNARVEPEWIEPLAQHLLKRTYSEPHWEKDQAAVMAYERVTLYGVPIVAQRKINFGRIDAETSRDLFIRNALVEGDWRTHHQFFHDNRKLLGEVEELEHRARRRDILVDDETLFDFYDQRIPEHVVSGAHFDSWWKHKRRDEPDALDFERSMLINEKAGAVTKDDYPDSWRQGKLKFRVTYQFEPGADADGVTVHVPLQVLNQVTAEGFDWQIPGLREEVVTELIRSLPKPIRRHYVPAPNYADKFLDRAVPLQEPLPVTLARELQRMVGVPVTADDFDLTRVPDHLKITFRIVDERRRKVAEDKDLDALKLQLRPKARQALSKAAAATAGPTGESIERSGLTDWTIGTLNRVFETRRAGQPVKAYPALVDQGGTVAVRLFDTEAEQQRAMWLGTRRLIMLNVPVNPAKFASDKLTNQQKLALSRNPHGSIQALFEDCATAAADRLIGAHGGPAWDEESFRKLYDKVRADLVALTEHTVKQVQQVLAAWQSCERRLKATNSLVLADNVTDVRDQLAALVPPGFVTATGLRRLPDLMRYLVAADRRLQQMPTAVQRDTTRMAKVHEMQDEYAWLLEQLPQGRPVPQEVLDIRWMIEELRVSYFAHALGTAYPVSDKRIVKAIDAAAP, from the coding sequence ATGTCTACTTCCTTCGCTGATCTCCAGTCACAGCTCGGGCATCTCTCGCTCCGCGATGCGCACCGGCTCGGCCGCCGTCTCGAAGGGGCGCGCCGTATCCGTAAGCCCGAGGCCCGCCAGTCCGTGCTGGACGAAATCGCCACCGAGACCGCAAAGGCAGCCGGGCGGACCGCGCTGCGCGCCGAGCGCATGCCCGTCGTGTCCTACCCGGAACAGCTCCCGGTCAGTCAGAAGAAGGACGAGATCCTGGAGGCGATACGCGACCACCAGGTCGTGATCGTCGCCGGGGAGACCGGCTCGGGCAAGACCACGCAGATCCCGAAGATCTGTATGGAGCTGGGGCGTGGGGTCCGGGGCATGATCGGGCACACCCAGCCGCGTCGGATCGCGGCCCGTACGGTCGCCGAGCGCATCGCCGACGAGCTGAAGACCCCGCTGGGCGAGGCGGTCGGCTGGAAGGTCCGCTTCACCGACCAGGTGAACCCCGATGCGACGTTCGTCAAGCTGATGACGGACGGCATCCTGCTCGCCGAGATCCAGACGGACCGCGAGCTGCGCGCGTACGACACGATCATCATCGACGAGGCCCACGAGCGGTCGCTGAACATCGACTTCCTGCTCGGCTATCTGGCCAGGCTGCTGCCCGAGCGCCCGGACCTGAAGATCGTCATCACGTCGGCGACGATCGACCCCGAGCGGTTCGCGCGCCACTTCGGCGAGGCGCCGATCGTCGAGGTCAGCGGACGTACGTACCCTGTGGAGGTCCGTTATCGCCCCCTGCTCGAAGAGGAGGGCGACGACTCCGACCGCGACCAGATCACCGCGATCTGCGACGCCGTCGACGAGCTCCAGTCGGAGGGTCCGGGCGATGTCCTGGTCTTCCTCTCCGGTGAGCGCGAGATCCGCGACACCGCGGACGCGCTGAACAAGAAGAACCTCCGCCACACCGAGGTCCTCCCCCTCTACGCCCGCCTGTCGCACGCCGAGCAGCACCGGGTCTTCCAGCGCCACACGGGACGCAGGATCGTGCTGGCGACCAACGTCGCCGAGACATCGCTGACCGTTCCCGGCATCAAGTACGTGATCGACCCGGGCAATGCCCGGATCTCCCGCTACAGCCACCGCACCAAGGTCCAGCGGCTGCCGATCGAGCGGATCTCGCAGGCCAGCGCCAACCAGCGCAAGGGCCGCTGCGGCCGTACATCGGACGGCATCTGCATCCGGCTGTACTCCGAGGACGACTTCCTGACCCGTCCGGAGTTCACCGACCCCGAGATCCTGCGTACGAACCTCGCCTCCGTCATCCTGCAGATGACCGCGGCCGGCCTCGGCGACATCGAGAAGTTCCCCTTCATCGATCCGCCGGACCACCGCAACATCCGCGACGGCATCCAGCTCCTCCAGGAGCTCGGCGCGCTGGACCTGGAGGAGAAGTCCCCCCGGGAGGGAAAGAAGGGGCAGCGGCTCACCCAGCTCGGCCGGAAGCTCTCGCAGCTGCCCGTCGACCCGCGTCTGGCCCGCATGGTCATCGAGGCCGAGCGCAACGGCTGTGCCCGCGAGGTCATGGTGATCGCAGCCGCGCTCTCCATCCAGGACCCGCGCGAGCGGCCCTCGGAGAAGCAGACGCAGGCCGATCAGCAGCACGCCCGCTTCAAGGACGAGACCTCCGACTTCCTGGCGTTCCTGAATCTGTGGCGGTACATCCGCGAGCAGCAGAAGGAGCGCGGCTCGTCCAGCTTCCGCCGGATGTGCAAGCAGGAGTATCTGAACTTCCTGCGCATCCGCGAATGGCAGGACATCTACGCGCAGCTGCGTACGGTCGCCAAGCAGATGGGCATCCACCTCAATGAGGAGGACGCGCCCGAACAGTCGGTGCACACCTCGCTGCTGGCCGGGCTGCTCTCGCACATCGGACTGAAGGACACCGAGAAGAACGAGTACCTCGGGGCCCGCAGCGCCAAATTCGCGATCTTCCCCGGCTCGGCGCTCTTCAAGAAGCAGCCGCGGTTCGTGATGTCGGCCGAGCTGGTCGAGACGTCCCGGCTGTGGGCGCGGGTCAACGCCAGGGTCGAGCCGGAGTGGATCGAGCCGCTGGCCCAGCATCTGCTGAAGCGCACGTACAGCGAGCCGCACTGGGAGAAGGACCAGGCGGCGGTGATGGCGTACGAGCGGGTCACGCTGTACGGGGTGCCGATCGTCGCTCAGCGCAAGATCAATTTCGGCCGTATCGACGCCGAGACGTCCCGCGATCTGTTCATCCGCAACGCTCTGGTCGAGGGCGACTGGCGGACGCACCACCAGTTCTTCCACGACAACCGCAAACTCCTCGGCGAGGTCGAGGAGCTGGAGCACCGCGCCCGGCGCCGCGACATCCTCGTGGACGACGAGACGCTCTTCGACTTCTACGACCAGCGCATCCCCGAGCACGTGGTCTCCGGGGCGCACTTCGACTCCTGGTGGAAGCACAAGCGCCGCGACGAGCCGGACGCGCTGGACTTCGAGCGCTCGATGCTCATCAACGAGAAGGCCGGGGCCGTCACCAAGGACGACTACCCGGACTCCTGGCGGCAGGGGAAGCTCAAGTTCCGTGTCACGTACCAGTTCGAGCCCGGCGCGGACGCCGACGGTGTGACCGTCCACGTGCCGCTCCAGGTGCTCAACCAGGTCACCGCCGAGGGCTTCGACTGGCAGATCCCGGGCCTGCGCGAGGAAGTGGTCACCGAGCTGATCCGCTCGCTGCCCAAGCCGATCCGCCGGCACTACGTCCCCGCGCCGAACTACGCGGACAAATTCCTCGACCGGGCCGTTCCGCTGCAGGAGCCGCTGCCGGTCACGCTCGCCCGTGAGCTCCAGCGCATGGTCGGCGTCCCGGTCACGGCCGACGACTTCGACCTGACCCGCGTCCCGGACCACCTGAAGATCACGTTCCGGATCGTCGACGAGCGGCGCCGCAAGGTGGCCGAGGACAAGGACCTGGACGCGCTGAAGCTCCAGCTGCGCCCCAAGGCCCGTCAGGCCCTCTCCAAGGCCGCCGCGGCCACTGCGGGGCCCACGGGCGAGTCCATCGAGCGTTCGGGCCTCACGGACTGGACGATCGGCACGCTGAACCGCGTCTTCGAGACCCGAAGGGCCGGGCAGCCGGTCAAGGCGTATCCGGCGCTCGTCGACCAGGGCGGGACAGTGGCCGTGCGGCTCTTCGACACCGAGGCCGAGCAGCAGCGGGCGATGTGGCTCGGTACCCGCAGGCTGATCATGCTGAACGTGCCGGTGAATCCGGCGAAGTTCGCCTCGGACAAGCTGACGAACCAGCAGAAGCTGGCGCTGTCCCGCAATCCGCACGGCTCCATCCAGGCGCTCTTCGAGGACTGCGCGACGGCGGCCGCCGACCGGCTGATCGGCGCGCACGGCGGCCCGGCGTGGGACGAGGAGTCGTTCCGGAAGCTGTACGACAAGGTGCGCGCCGACCTCGTCGCCCTGACCGAGCACACGGTCAAGCAGGTCCAGCAGGTGCTGGCCGCCTGGCAGTCCTGCGAGCGGCGCCTGAAGGCCACCAACAGCCTGGTCCTGGCCGACAACGTCACCGATGTGCGGGACCAGCTCGCGGCCCTCGTACCACCGGGCTTCGTCACCGCGACCGGGCTGCGCAGGCTGCCCGACCTGATGCGCTATCTGGTCGCCGCGGACCGCCGGCTCCAGCAGATGCCGACGGCCGTCCAGCGCGACACCACGCGCATGGCGAAGGTCCACGAGATGCAGGACGAGTACGCCTGGCTGCTCGAACAGCTGCCGCAGGGCAGGCCCGTGCCGCAGGAGGTCCTGGACATCCGCTGGATGATCGAGGAGCTCCGGGTCAGCTATTTCGCGCACGCCCTGGGGACGGCCTACCCCGTCTCCGACAAGCGGATCGTGAAGGCGATCGACGCGGCGGCACCGTGA
- a CDS encoding DsbA family protein — protein sequence MSKPTSTPSSSSSRATASRTAASSSRKPLIYGAGVVLAASLLGLVSYWATAPDHSGSSAPSSSSVADATTDPDAGVYPELAGLARRDAGDKLAQGRVDAPVVLIEYADFKCGYCAKFARDTEPALVKKYVGDGTLRIEWRNFPIFGAESEAAARAAWAAGQQGRFWQFHRAAYAEGGKEKGFGKDRLKALAQQAGVPDLDRFARDADSSAASAAVGKDQEQGYGIGVTSTPSFLINGRPIAGAQRTETFARVIEAAAEKARGTADAKTGGGTRGTEDGAE from the coding sequence ATGTCCAAGCCCACATCCACACCCTCGTCCTCGTCCTCACGTGCGACGGCGTCACGTACAGCGGCGTCGTCGTCCAGGAAGCCGCTGATCTACGGCGCCGGAGTCGTCCTCGCCGCTTCGCTGCTCGGCCTCGTGTCCTACTGGGCCACCGCCCCCGACCACTCCGGTTCGTCCGCTCCCTCCTCCTCGTCGGTCGCCGATGCCACCACCGACCCGGACGCCGGCGTCTATCCGGAGCTGGCCGGGCTCGCCCGGCGTGACGCCGGTGACAAGCTCGCGCAGGGCCGGGTGGACGCGCCTGTCGTCCTCATCGAGTACGCCGACTTCAAGTGCGGCTACTGCGCCAAGTTCGCCCGCGACACCGAACCCGCCCTGGTGAAGAAGTACGTCGGCGACGGCACCCTGCGCATCGAGTGGCGCAACTTCCCGATCTTCGGCGCCGAGTCCGAGGCCGCCGCCCGGGCCGCCTGGGCCGCCGGACAGCAGGGCCGCTTCTGGCAGTTCCACCGTGCCGCGTACGCCGAGGGGGGCAAGGAGAAGGGATTCGGCAAGGACCGGCTGAAGGCGCTGGCCCAGCAGGCGGGCGTGCCGGATCTCGACCGGTTCGCGCGCGACGCGGACAGCTCCGCCGCCTCCGCCGCGGTGGGCAAGGACCAGGAACAGGGATACGGGATCGGGGTGACCTCCACCCCGTCGTTCCTGATCAACGGCCGCCCGATCGCCGGAGCCCAGCGGACGGAGACCTTCGCCCGGGTCATCGAGGCGGCCGCCGAGAAGGCACGCGGCACGGCGGACGCCAAGACCGGTGGCGGCACCCGGGGCACCGAGGACGGTGCGGAATGA
- a CDS encoding cytochrome c biogenesis CcdA family protein, with product MTADIGYFAAFLGGLLALVSPCSALLLPAFFAYSIDSTSRLLARTGIFYAGLATTLVPLGAAGSYAGRLFYSHRDALVLGAGWLIIVLGIAQIVGLGFASRRIAALSGRIRPTTAVSVYALGAVYGLAGFCAGPILGSVLTVAAVSGSPVYGGLLLAVYALGMAVPLFLLALLWERFDLGRRAWLRGRTFRLGRFELHTTTLLSGLFFTGLGALFLAYDGTTALPGLLNVDDSFAVEQWAQRIGEHVPDAMALVAVVAVVLLVLAVRAWRGRGVNSADREEA from the coding sequence ATGACGGCTGACATCGGCTACTTCGCGGCCTTCCTCGGCGGACTGCTCGCCCTGGTCAGCCCGTGCAGCGCCCTGCTGCTGCCGGCCTTCTTCGCGTACTCCATCGACTCCACCTCACGGCTCCTGGCCCGCACCGGCATCTTCTACGCCGGTCTGGCCACCACCCTGGTCCCGCTCGGCGCCGCGGGCTCGTACGCGGGACGGCTCTTCTACAGCCACCGCGACGCGCTCGTCCTCGGCGCCGGGTGGCTGATCATCGTGCTCGGCATCGCGCAGATCGTGGGTCTGGGCTTCGCCTCGCGCCGGATCGCCGCGCTGAGCGGCCGGATCCGCCCGACCACCGCCGTATCCGTCTATGCGCTGGGGGCCGTATACGGACTGGCCGGTTTCTGCGCGGGACCGATCCTCGGCAGCGTCCTCACCGTCGCGGCGGTCAGCGGCAGCCCGGTCTACGGCGGGCTGCTGCTCGCCGTCTACGCCCTGGGCATGGCCGTCCCGCTCTTTCTGCTCGCCCTGCTCTGGGAACGCTTCGACCTGGGCCGCCGGGCCTGGCTGCGCGGGCGCACCTTCCGGCTCGGCCGTTTCGAGCTGCACACCACGACGCTGCTGTCGGGGCTCTTCTTCACCGGGCTCGGCGCGTTGTTCCTCGCGTACGACGGGACGACCGCGCTGCCCGGGCTTCTGAATGTGGACGATTCGTTCGCCGTCGAGCAGTGGGCCCAGCGCATCGGCGAGCACGTGCCGGACGCCATGGCGCTGGTGGCCGTGGTCGCGGTGGTGCTGCTGGTGCTGGCGGTACGGGCGTGGCGCGGCCGGGGCGTGAACTCGGCGGACCGGGAAGAGGCCTGA
- a CDS encoding metallopeptidase family protein — protein sequence MLEMTREEFEELVAEALDRIPPELTRLMDNVAVFVEDEPDPGDPQLLGLYEGTPLTDRGEWYAGVLPDRITIYRGPTLRMCESREDVVAETEITVVHEIAHHFGIDDERLHALGYG from the coding sequence GTGCTGGAGATGACGCGCGAAGAGTTCGAAGAACTGGTCGCCGAGGCGCTGGACCGGATCCCGCCGGAGCTGACGCGGCTGATGGACAACGTCGCGGTGTTCGTCGAGGACGAACCGGACCCGGGTGATCCGCAGCTGCTCGGGCTGTACGAGGGCACGCCGCTGACCGATCGCGGCGAGTGGTACGCGGGGGTGCTGCCGGACCGGATCACCATCTACCGCGGGCCGACGCTGCGGATGTGCGAGTCGCGCGAGGACGTCGTGGCCGAGACCGAGATCACGGTCGTTCACGAGATCGCCCACCATTTCGGCATCGATGACGAGAGGCTGCACGCGCTCGGCTACGGCTGA
- a CDS encoding DEAD/DEAH box helicase, which yields MPENVENIDNVNNDELIEAAEAVVAEAVASVEADAPQAEEAGTDSAVDAVDAVDAEPTVTFGDLGLPEGIVRKLAQNGVTAPFPIQAATIPDALAGKDILGRGRTGSGKTLSFGLPTLATLAGGHTEKKKPRAVILTPTRELAMQVADALQPYGDVLGLKMKVVCGGTSMGNQIYALERGVDILVATPGRLRDIINRGACSLENVQVAVLDEADQMSDLGFLPEVTELLDQVPVGGQRMLFSATMENEIGTLVKRYLNKPVSHEVDSAQGNVTTMSHHVLVVKPKDKAPVTSAIAARKGRTIIFVRTQLGADRIAEQLIESGVKADALHGGMTQGARTRVLEDFKKGYVNALVATDVAARGIHVDGIDLVLNVDPAGDHKDYLHRSGRTARAGKSGVVVSLALPHQRRQIFRLMEDAGVDASRHIVQGAGVFEPEVAEITGARSLTEVQADSASNAAKQAEREVADLTKQLERVQRRAGELREEADRLVARAARERGDDPETAVAEAAAEAEAAIEAAVSVPEQPSARDDRRDDRGNFDRRDNRGGDRGGYRGGNDRGGDRGFQRRDDRPSGGFRRDNDRPAFNRDRRDDRPSGGFRSGGGDRRDDRGGRSFERRDNDRPAFNRDRRDDRPSGGFRSGGSDRRDDRGGRSFERRDNDRPAFNRDRRDDRPSGGFRSGGSDRPFNRDRRDDRPSGGFRSGGSDRPTGRRDDHRGTGTGTNTGSFGRRDDKPRWKRNG from the coding sequence ATGCCCGAGAACGTCGAGAACATCGACAACGTCAACAACGACGAGCTCATCGAGGCCGCAGAGGCCGTCGTCGCCGAGGCCGTTGCCTCCGTCGAGGCCGACGCACCCCAGGCCGAGGAGGCCGGTACCGACTCCGCCGTCGACGCGGTCGACGCGGTCGACGCCGAGCCGACCGTCACCTTCGGGGACCTGGGCCTGCCCGAGGGCATCGTCCGCAAGCTCGCGCAGAACGGTGTGACCGCGCCCTTCCCGATCCAGGCCGCGACCATCCCGGACGCCCTGGCCGGCAAGGACATCCTGGGCCGCGGCCGTACCGGCTCCGGCAAGACCCTCTCCTTCGGTCTGCCTACCCTGGCCACGCTGGCCGGCGGCCACACCGAGAAGAAGAAGCCCCGCGCGGTCATCCTCACCCCGACCCGTGAGCTCGCGATGCAGGTAGCGGACGCGCTGCAGCCGTACGGCGACGTCCTCGGCCTGAAGATGAAGGTCGTCTGCGGCGGTACGTCGATGGGCAACCAGATCTACGCGCTGGAGCGCGGTGTCGACATCCTCGTCGCCACCCCGGGCCGGCTGCGCGACATCATCAACCGGGGCGCCTGCTCCCTGGAGAACGTCCAGGTCGCCGTCCTCGACGAGGCCGACCAGATGTCCGACCTGGGCTTCCTGCCCGAGGTCACCGAGCTGCTCGACCAGGTTCCGGTCGGCGGTCAGCGCATGCTCTTCTCCGCCACGATGGAGAACGAGATCGGCACGCTGGTCAAGCGCTACCTGAACAAGCCGGTGAGCCACGAGGTCGACAGCGCCCAGGGCAACGTCACGACCATGTCGCACCACGTCCTCGTCGTGAAGCCGAAGGACAAGGCGCCCGTCACCTCCGCCATCGCCGCCCGCAAGGGCCGCACGATCATCTTCGTCCGTACCCAGCTGGGAGCGGACCGCATCGCCGAGCAGCTCATCGAGTCGGGTGTGAAGGCGGACGCGCTGCACGGCGGTATGACGCAGGGCGCCCGTACCCGCGTTCTTGAGGACTTCAAGAAGGGTTACGTCAACGCGCTCGTCGCGACCGACGTCGCCGCCCGCGGTATCCACGTCGACGGCATCGACCTGGTCCTGAACGTGGACCCGGCCGGTGACCACAAGGACTACCTGCACCGCTCGGGCCGTACCGCCCGGGCCGGCAAGTCCGGTGTCGTCGTCTCGCTGGCGCTGCCGCACCAGCGCCGCCAGATCTTCCGCCTGATGGAGGACGCGGGCGTCGACGCCTCCCGCCATATCGTGCAGGGCGCGGGCGTCTTCGAGCCGGAGGTCGCCGAGATCACCGGTGCCCGTTCGCTGACCGAGGTCCAGGCCGACTCCGCGAGCAACGCCGCGAAGCAGGCCGAGCGCGAGGTCGCCGACCTGACCAAGCAGCTGGAGCGCGTCCAGCGCCGCGCCGGTGAGCTGCGCGAGGAGGCCGACCGCCTCGTCGCCCGTGCCGCGCGCGAGCGGGGCGACGACCCGGAGACCGCGGTGGCCGAGGCCGCCGCCGAGGCGGAGGCCGCGATCGAGGCCGCCGTCTCCGTACCGGAGCAGCCCTCCGCGCGTGACGACCGTCGTGACGACCGCGGCAACTTCGACCGCCGGGACAACCGTGGCGGCGACCGCGGCGGCTACCGCGGTGGCAACGACCGCGGTGGCGACCGTGGTTTCCAGCGTCGTGACGACCGTCCGTCGGGTGGCTTCCGCCGCGACAACGACCGTCCGGCGTTCAACCGTGACCGTCGTGACGACCGTCCGTCGGGCGGCTTCCGCTCCGGTGGCGGCGACCGTCGGGACGACCGTGGTGGCCGTTCCTTCGAGCGCCGCGACAACGACCGTCCGGCGTTCAACCGTGACCGTCGTGACGACCGTCCCTCGGGCGGCTTCCGCTCCGGTGGCAGCGACCGTCGGGACGACCGTGGTGGCCGTTCCTTCGAGCGCCGCGACAACGACCGTCCGGCGTTCAACCGTGACCGTCGTGACGACCGTCCCTCGGGCGGCTTCCGCTCCGGCGGCAGCGACCGTCCGTTCAACCGTGACCGTCGTGACGACCGTCCGTCGGGCGGCTTCCGCTCCGGTGGCAGCGACCGCCCGACCGGCCGCCGTGACGACCACCGTGGCACCGGCACCGGCACCAACACCGGTTCCTTCGGCCGCCGCGACGACAAGCCGCGCTGGAAGCGCAACGGCTGA
- a CDS encoding FG-GAP repeat domain-containing protein has translation MARLAFPRGRGARRRVAALAALTVVAAGLGTVPGAVAADAPAPIATNGVWGIDFAGGVLNTVEVAPSGWQFAFARQVSPGGMTVGAPTSMGYVDTYATGAHAKRVPCDAGSCVLLRATGNGHMGRFFVNNSRETAQIWLTGNSYHSSDEPAVTGGQFVDATGRYFVYNATSTGKQYIDDVGVRRSDVRMTRSITAASVWGAVLWTASSTAGAVTAIDLEQKKVVQTVATGAPCVIKELQAIGRWIYWSCGPSGAAGVYDRTAKKSVTVPSGAALVGDGYLVRHDRTAGKLLLTDFHTGKAAPPREIADLPAGGTADQRRLTWAVDKFGGDIAYVGPDKSIRIVESGVPAQPLAKIESDLNDWYIDLKNSGGGQNWESTWQLNAPATWTFVVKDIRGRAIRTLSGGPGAEVGVNWDGRTDKGGYPTNGVHTWTLTARAAKGGGTYTTSGKISVSGGVQGHHDQGGYDFGELVTLNSAGALTLHYTEGKGKFDWKRSGSGWPKGTVAVPFGDMGSDRCSEMLVRMPNGELRRYAGKCGAPYTPNSSHTSLGTGWNAYNVLTAPGDLTGDGRTDLLARKASTGDIYLFANDGHGKLKAGVKIRSAWTAYTKIVGAGDLNGDGYGDVLARHKDGTLYRYDGTATGKLKERVKVFSAWGASYNTIVGVGDITGDGKADLVERDSSGNLYRNNGNGKGSFGSRTKIATGWQAYKGIF, from the coding sequence TTGGCTCGCCTTGCCTTTCCACGCGGTCGTGGCGCCCGGCGCCGTGTTGCCGCGCTGGCCGCTCTCACCGTGGTCGCGGCCGGTCTCGGCACGGTGCCGGGCGCCGTCGCCGCGGACGCGCCGGCACCCATCGCGACGAACGGTGTCTGGGGCATCGACTTCGCCGGTGGAGTGCTGAACACGGTGGAAGTCGCCCCGAGCGGCTGGCAGTTCGCGTTCGCCCGTCAGGTCTCCCCGGGCGGGATGACGGTGGGCGCTCCCACCTCGATGGGATACGTGGACACCTACGCCACCGGTGCGCATGCGAAGCGTGTGCCGTGCGACGCAGGTTCCTGCGTACTCCTGCGTGCCACCGGCAACGGCCATATGGGCCGCTTCTTCGTCAACAACAGCCGGGAAACCGCCCAGATCTGGCTGACGGGGAACAGCTACCACAGCTCCGACGAACCCGCTGTGACCGGTGGTCAGTTCGTGGACGCGACCGGACGCTACTTCGTCTACAACGCGACATCGACCGGCAAGCAGTACATCGACGACGTCGGGGTCCGCAGGTCGGATGTGCGGATGACCCGGTCCATCACCGCTGCCTCGGTATGGGGGGCGGTGCTGTGGACGGCTAGTTCCACCGCCGGAGCCGTCACCGCGATCGACCTCGAACAGAAGAAGGTCGTCCAGACCGTCGCCACCGGCGCCCCGTGCGTGATCAAGGAACTCCAGGCCATCGGCCGCTGGATCTACTGGAGCTGCGGCCCGAGCGGTGCCGCCGGGGTGTACGACCGTACGGCGAAGAAGAGCGTCACCGTGCCGTCCGGCGCCGCGCTCGTCGGCGACGGCTATCTCGTCCGGCACGACCGGACCGCCGGGAAACTGCTGCTCACCGACTTCCACACCGGGAAGGCCGCACCGCCCCGGGAGATCGCGGACCTGCCCGCGGGCGGCACCGCCGACCAGCGCCGGCTGACCTGGGCCGTGGACAAGTTCGGCGGCGACATCGCGTATGTCGGCCCGGACAAGTCGATCCGGATCGTGGAGAGCGGGGTGCCCGCGCAGCCACTCGCGAAGATCGAATCGGATCTCAACGACTGGTACATCGATCTCAAGAACAGCGGCGGCGGCCAGAACTGGGAGAGCACCTGGCAGCTCAACGCGCCCGCGACCTGGACGTTCGTGGTCAAGGACATCCGCGGGCGGGCGATCCGTACCCTCTCCGGCGGTCCCGGTGCCGAGGTCGGGGTCAACTGGGACGGCCGGACAGACAAGGGCGGCTACCCGACCAACGGGGTCCACACCTGGACGCTGACCGCCAGGGCCGCCAAGGGCGGCGGCACGTACACCACGAGCGGGAAGATCTCGGTCTCCGGCGGTGTCCAGGGCCATCACGACCAGGGCGGCTACGACTTCGGCGAGCTGGTCACGCTCAACTCCGCGGGCGCGCTGACCCTCCACTACACCGAAGGCAAGGGCAAGTTCGACTGGAAGCGCTCCGGCTCCGGCTGGCCCAAGGGCACGGTGGCCGTCCCGTTCGGGGACATGGGCAGCGACCGGTGCTCCGAGATGCTCGTACGGATGCCGAACGGGGAGCTGCGCCGGTACGCCGGAAAGTGCGGCGCCCCATACACCCCGAACAGCAGTCACACTTCGCTCGGCACGGGCTGGAACGCGTACAACGTCCTGACCGCGCCCGGCGATCTGACCGGTGACGGACGCACCGATCTGCTCGCGCGCAAGGCGTCGACCGGCGACATCTACCTCTTCGCCAACGACGGCCACGGCAAGCTGAAGGCCGGCGTGAAGATCCGTTCGGCCTGGACCGCCTACACGAAGATCGTGGGCGCCGGAGACCTCAACGGCGACGGGTACGGCGATGTGCTGGCCCGTCACAAGGACGGCACGCTCTACCGCTACGACGGCACCGCCACCGGGAAGCTGAAGGAACGGGTGAAGGTCTTCTCCGCGTGGGGCGCCTCGTACAACACCATCGTCGGGGTGGGAGACATCACCGGTGACGGGAAGGCCGACCTCGTCGAGCGGGACAGCTCCGGCAATCTCTACCGCAACAACGGCAACGGCAAGGGATCGTTCGGCTCGCGTACGAAGATTGCCACGGGGTGGCAGGCCTACAAGGGGATCTTCTGA